One Caldalkalibacillus uzonensis DNA window includes the following coding sequences:
- a CDS encoding YifB family Mg chelatase-like AAA ATPase has translation MYVKLYGAHLSGIEGQIVEVEVDIAPGLPQFDIVGLPGTALKESKERVRSAIRNSGYQFPTKRITVNLAPAHVRKEGSFFDLAVALAILIADGQVELPQKVSKQLSRLLVIGELALDGTTRKSEGIYPLLLSAKQEGFTHIFLPVENAAEAQFIEGVRPVLIKNLKHLLQMLHAPEKWGRPVDKVAQLRVKVGDGPFVSTAEQKVENKHMELFEDIIGQEHVKRACEIAAAGFHHMLMVGPPGSGKTMLARRLISALPPLTEREWVEVAKVHSVAGMWGDDSYMGKHRLFRAPHHTITTTGMLGGGNPVKPGEISLAHHGVLFLDEFLEFKRSVIEALREPLEMRHVTITRHHQRYTFPACFLLVIALNPCPCGYYGYETEKNPCTCTATQIERYRAKLSGPIIDRIDLQVEVPLLSYDEIVGADVPQSDSYSTSNIRCRVEQALAFKQERTNSDKPNGLLTAQEVKAICQLSREAEVFMREVFEYHQLSMRGYHKILKVARTIADLNEHELIVEEDIAEAVGYRLGK, from the coding sequence ATGTATGTCAAATTGTATGGCGCCCATCTGTCGGGTATAGAAGGACAAATTGTTGAGGTTGAAGTGGATATCGCGCCGGGATTGCCCCAGTTTGATATTGTCGGTCTGCCGGGGACAGCGTTGAAAGAATCAAAGGAAAGGGTGCGCTCGGCCATCCGCAACAGCGGCTACCAGTTTCCCACCAAACGGATCACGGTCAATCTGGCTCCTGCCCATGTGCGTAAAGAAGGTTCATTTTTTGACCTGGCTGTGGCTCTGGCGATTCTGATTGCAGACGGACAGGTGGAGTTACCCCAGAAAGTGAGCAAGCAATTATCCCGGCTGTTAGTGATAGGCGAACTGGCCCTGGACGGGACCACGAGAAAAAGTGAAGGTATTTATCCATTGCTGCTTTCGGCCAAACAGGAAGGGTTTACGCATATCTTTTTGCCTGTTGAAAATGCAGCTGAAGCACAGTTCATCGAGGGTGTCCGCCCTGTTTTGATCAAAAATCTGAAACATTTGCTCCAAATGCTTCATGCTCCGGAAAAGTGGGGCAGGCCTGTTGATAAAGTGGCACAGCTGCGGGTGAAAGTGGGAGATGGCCCGTTTGTTTCCACAGCAGAGCAAAAAGTAGAAAACAAACATATGGAATTATTTGAGGACATTATTGGGCAGGAGCATGTCAAACGGGCCTGTGAAATTGCCGCGGCAGGCTTTCATCACATGCTGATGGTGGGCCCCCCTGGGAGTGGAAAAACGATGTTGGCCAGACGTTTGATCTCAGCCTTGCCTCCCTTGACTGAGCGGGAGTGGGTGGAAGTGGCCAAAGTCCACAGTGTGGCTGGCATGTGGGGAGATGATTCGTATATGGGGAAGCACCGGTTGTTTCGGGCGCCCCATCACACCATCACAACGACCGGCATGCTGGGTGGGGGCAACCCTGTTAAACCGGGGGAGATTAGTCTGGCCCACCACGGAGTGTTGTTTCTGGATGAGTTTTTGGAATTTAAACGTTCGGTGATCGAAGCGCTTCGGGAGCCTCTGGAAATGCGTCATGTCACCATTACCCGTCACCATCAGCGGTATACGTTCCCAGCTTGCTTTCTGCTGGTTATCGCTTTGAATCCTTGTCCTTGCGGCTATTATGGCTATGAGACTGAAAAGAACCCCTGCACCTGTACGGCTACACAAATCGAACGCTACCGGGCCAAACTGTCCGGTCCCATCATAGACCGCATTGATTTACAAGTTGAGGTACCGCTGTTAAGTTATGATGAAATTGTGGGGGCAGATGTGCCACAAAGTGACTCCTACAGCACCTCCAACATCCGGTGCCGGGTTGAACAAGCGCTGGCCTTCAAACAGGAGCGCACCAACAGTGACAAGCCAAACGGATTGTTGACGGCTCAAGAGGTAAAAGCGATTTGCCAGCTGTCACGGGAAGCGGAGGTGTTTATGCGGGAGGTTTTTGAATACCACCAGTTAAGCATGCGAGGATATCATAAGATTTTAAAGGTGGCCCGCACCATTGCTGATCTAAATGAACATGAATTGATAGTAGAAGAGGATATTGCCGAGGCGGTTGGTTACAGGCTGGGGAAGTGA
- a CDS encoding transposase family protein: MDPPERCPYCGFQEWKKHDQRLRSVRDLPIHNRPVYLIIQLKRWHCTNCQEIFDEHLPSVPKSKHQTHRFRKYVFDMCPGVTISYVSRQVHLPYKTIPGFRQPFKVHSCLFMISARHW; the protein is encoded by the coding sequence ATGGATCCCCCTGAGCGTTGTCCTTACTGTGGTTTTCAAGAGTGGAAAAAGCATGATCAACGCCTGAGAAGCGTACGTGACCTGCCCATTCATAACCGACCGGTTTATTTGATCATCCAACTCAAGCGTTGGCACTGTACCAACTGTCAGGAAATCTTTGATGAGCACCTCCCATCTGTACCAAAAAGCAAACATCAAACTCATCGTTTCAGAAAATATGTTTTCGACATGTGTCCCGGAGTGACCATCAGTTATGTGAGTCGGCAGGTCCATCTGCCCTATAAGACGATACCTGGATTCAGGCAGCCCTTCAAAGTTCATTCATGCCTTTTCATGATTTCAGCAAGACACTGGTGA
- a CDS encoding 3-oxoacyl-ACP reductase, producing the protein MNINEQVVLITGASRGLGATIARAFSREGARVVINYYRSEKLANKLAEELGDQSLAIKADIRDSNQVTAMFDQAKKYFNHPVTTIVNNALVNYVFDPQNRKTPDTISWDDYMQQLEGSVKAALNTIHAGLADMKNIGFGRIINIGTNLVQNPVVPYHDYTTSKAALLGFTRNMAKDLGSYGITVNMVSGGLLRTTDASSATSQEVFDLIESTTPLRKVTTPEDLADVVLFFASPWARAVTGQNLIVDGGLVMN; encoded by the coding sequence ATGAATATCAATGAACAAGTAGTGCTTATTACTGGAGCAAGTCGTGGTCTAGGTGCGACCATTGCACGTGCATTTTCCAGGGAGGGTGCCCGTGTCGTAATAAACTATTATCGTAGCGAAAAGTTAGCAAATAAATTAGCAGAAGAGTTAGGTGATCAATCTCTTGCCATCAAGGCTGACATCAGAGATTCAAACCAAGTAACAGCTATGTTTGACCAAGCAAAAAAATATTTCAATCATCCTGTTACGACCATCGTAAACAATGCACTGGTCAACTATGTATTTGATCCCCAAAATCGTAAGACACCTGATACAATTAGCTGGGATGATTATATGCAACAATTAGAAGGGAGCGTTAAAGCAGCATTAAATACTATACACGCTGGGTTAGCCGATATGAAAAATATTGGATTTGGAAGGATTATCAACATCGGAACTAACTTAGTCCAAAATCCGGTTGTACCATATCATGACTATACCACCAGTAAAGCAGCATTGCTTGGTTTCACGCGTAATATGGCCAAAGATCTCGGTTCTTATGGCATAACCGTGAATATGGTATCTGGTGGACTATTAAGAACAACTGATGCCAGTTCAGCCACAAGTCAGGAAGTTTTTGATCTGATTGAATCCACAACTCCTTTACGAAAAGTAACGACTCCTGAAGATTTAGCAGATGTGGTATTGTTCTTTGCCTCTCCTTGGGCCAGGGCAGTTACTGGTCAAAACCTGATAGTAGATGGTGGACTTGTGATGAATTAA
- a CDS encoding transposase — MVSSVTNSGIENQLDNLLRAFVKEKLELIMREELENFLKVERPNEPNCKNGYYQRSLDTRYGKIENLMVPRDRRGMFHTQLFEPYQRRDGWLETAIIKMYQ; from the coding sequence ATGGTATCAAGTGTAACAAATTCCGGAATAGAAAATCAACTAGATAACTTGTTAAGAGCATTTGTTAAAGAAAAACTTGAGCTCATTATGAGAGAGGAGCTTGAAAACTTTTTAAAGGTCGAAAGACCTAATGAACCTAACTGCAAAAATGGCTATTATCAACGTTCATTAGACACACGTTATGGCAAAATTGAAAACCTTATGGTTCCCCGTGATCGACGAGGAATGTTTCATACTCAGCTCTTTGAACCTTACCAACGTCGTGATGGTTGGCTAGAAACAGCCATTATCAAAATGTATCAAAG